A single Fundulus heteroclitus isolate FHET01 chromosome 4, MU-UCD_Fhet_4.1, whole genome shotgun sequence DNA region contains:
- the tshz3b gene encoding teashirt homolog 3b — MPRRKQQAPRRAAAYVPDDEKEVALLDEDLDGEDSAQEGEEPANKLLCQDKDFIFKDRPESAGIHDSPNAADFSGQDLDSESHLSESSDRMSDFESSSLKNEEDVLLSKDLSNELSPSSSSAMMAATNAAASVSGDEAILAATSSVADSLEKMKAIYTSFLSNSYWSTLNLNLSQPPAEKPPRSHSSSSSSSSSSSCGSGGYDWHQSAVAKSLQQASQNHHNRLSMVQHPTVAVTTSSTEPNLFSTVQLYRQSSKLYGSIFTGASKFRCKDCSAAYDTLVELTVHMNETGHYRDDNHETDSEGAKRWSKPRKRSLLEMEGKEDAQKVLKCMYCGHSFESLQDLSVHMIKTKHYQKVPLKEPVTPVAAKIISSARKRAPVDLDIPSSPDSNGGTTPKPASFSDTNDILQKISNPYITPNNRYGHQNGASYAWQFESRKSQILKCMECGSSHDSLQELTAHMMVTGHFIKVTNSAIKKGKPIIESQPPTSNSAVEEKVQSVPLAATTFSSPPAPVPPPTSISPTTMVVEIKKEEKEEECTRESIINNANNHSKDKRTEVEEEAEEKFDISSKYTYLTEEDLDESPKGGLDILKSLENTVTSAINKAQNGAPSWGGYPSIHAAYQLPNIMKLSLGNSGKSSPLKYMFPGGEILSPTGKSQPLISPPSCQTSPLPKNNFQAMEELVKKVTEKVAKVEEKMRDPGMIVNDLPLRQTTPSPCISETEDLTRGESPKGSIAGDCKTPENTSVRETANNENGTNQKDSNSNTSTKERKGENGVEPTAVTPPVPASLCGSTAIITDHSPPEQPFVNPLSALQSVMNVHLGKAAKPAMPSLDPMSMLFKMSNSLAEKAAVASSTPPAHTKKANNHLDRYFYLHHLNNDQPIDLTKGKNADKGSNGGSLGSTTLSSTNSTPSISPSSAVSVTKASATVACFMSTSPLRENALSDISDMLRNLTESQALSKSSTPTSQSERSDIEGATQEEIEDVSPAQKRKGRQSNWNPQHLLILQAQFASSLRQTNDGKYMMSDLSPQDRMHISRFTGLSMTTISHWLANVKYQLRRTGGTKFLKNLDSGHPVFFCSDCASQIRSPSTYVSHLESHLGFRLRDLAKLSGEQLLSQLSQQHHHQRHTKGLSEKLFSNLHPSSHPLPSSLPTSVPASLPISLSSSLTTSLPSTESPSSSPDDDESGAVYQCKLCNRTFASKHAVKLHLSKTHGKSPEDHLMYVCELEKQ; from the coding sequence CTTATGTCCCTGACGATGAGAAGGAAGTAGCCTTGTTGGATGAGGACCTTGATGGAGAAGACTCCGCTCAAGAGGGGGAGGAGCCTGCGAACAAGCTCCTCTGTCAGGACAAGGATTTCATTTTCAAGGACAGGCCAGAGTCTGCTGGCATCCATGACTCGCCCAATGCAGCTGACTTTTCTGGTCAGGATCTGGACAGCGAGTCTCATCTGAGTGAATCATCAGAcagaatgtctgattttgaaaGCTCCTCACTGAAAAATGAGGAAGACGTCCTCCTTTCTAAAGACCTTTCAAATGAACTgtccccctcctcttcctcagccatGATGGCGGCAACCAATGCTGCTGCCTCAGTAAGTGGAGATGAGGCCATATTGGCTGCCACAAGTTCTGTGGCTGACAGCCTTGAGAAGATGAAGGCAATTTACACTTCCTTTCTGAGCAATTCCTATTGGTCGACACTAAATCTGAACCTGAGTCAGCCACCTGCAGAAAAGCCTCCTCGCAGTCAtagtagcagcagtagcagtagcagcagcagtagttgtggcaGTGGGGGTTATGACTGGCATCAGTCTGCTGTGGCTAAAAGTCTCCAGCAGGCTTCCCAGAACCACCACAACAGACTGAGCATGGTGCAACATCCCACAGTGGCTGTAACAACATCTTCTACAGAACCCAACCTCTTTAGCACTGTTCAGCTTTACCGGCAAAGCTCCAAGCTATATGGCTCTATATTCACTGGAGCCAGCAAATTCCGTTGTAAGGACTGCAGTGCTGCTTATGATACTCTAGTAGAGCTTACAGTACACATGAATGAGACAGGCCACTATCGCGATGATAACCACGAGACAGATAGTGAGGGAGCTAAACGCTGGTCAAAACCCAGGAAGCGCTCCTTACTAGAGATGGAAGGGAAGGAAGATGCACAGAAAGTGCTTAAGTGTATGTACTGTGGACACTCCTTTGAATCCCTTCAAGATCTCAGTGTCCACATGATCAAGACGAAACACTACCAGAAAGTGCCTCTGAAAGAACCTGTTACACCAGTAGCCGCCAAGATCATCTCCTCTGCTCGAAAGAGAGCCCCAGTTGACCTGGACATCCCCAGTTCACCTGACTCTAACGGAGGTACCACACCTAAGCCTGCCTCCTTCAGTGACACTAATGACATACTGCAAAAGATTAGCAACCCCTACATTACACCTAACAATCGCTATGGACACCAAAATGGTGCCAGCTATGCCTGGCAGTTTGAATCCAGGAAGTCACAAATCCTCAAATGCATGGAGTGTGGCAGCTCTCATGACTCACTGCAGGAACTAACTGCTCATATGATGGTGACAGGGCACTTTATTAAAGTTACCAATTCTGCTATAAAGAAGGGTAAACCAATTATAGAGTCCCAACCCCCTACATCCAACTCAGCAGTTGAAGAAAAAGTGCAGTCAGTTCCCTTGGCTGCCACAACGTTCTCCTCTCCACCTGCCCCTGTTCCTCCTCCAACTAGCATCTCACCCACAACAATggttgtggaaataaagaaggaggagaaggaagaAGAATGTACTCGAGAGTCCATTATTAACAATGCCAATAACCACAGCAAAGATAAGAGGACAGAAGTGGAAGAGGAAGCTGAAGAGAAGTTCGATATTTCTTCAAAGTACACCTACTTGACTGAAGAAGATCTGGATGAAAGTCCAAAGGGGGGGCTTGACATCCTCAAGTCCCTGGAGAACACAGTGACCTCAGCCATCAACAAAGCCCAGAATGGAGCACCAAGCTGGGGTGGATACCCCAGCATTCATGCAGCTTACCAGCTTCCAAACATAATGAAGCTTTCTCTTGGTAACTCCGGAAAGAGCTCTCCGCTTAAATATATGTTTCCTGGTGGGGAGATTCTCTCTCCTACTGGTAAGAGTCAACCACTGATTTCCCCTCCCAGCTGTCAGACCTCTCCACTGCCTAAAAACAACTTCCAAGCAATGGAAGAGCTAGTTAAAAAAGTGACAGAGAAAGTAGCTAAGGTAGAGGAGAAAATGAGGGACCCCGGTATGATTGTGAATGATTTACCCCTGAGGCAAACCACACCCTCACCCTGCATCAGCGAGACAGAAGACCTGACCCGAGGAGAGTCCCCCAAAGGAAGCATAGCAGGAGACTGTAAAACTCCTGAAAATACAAGTGTAAGGGAAACGGCAAACAACGAAAATGGAACAAATCAAAAAGATTCCAATAGTAATACTTCCacaaaggagagaaaagggGAGAATGGAGTGGAGCCCACTGCTGTGACGCCCCCAGTGCCAGCCTCTCTGTGTGGCAGCACAGCCATTATTACAGACCATTCCCCTCCAGAACAGCCGTTTGTAAACCCTCTTAGTGCTTTGCAGTCCGTAATGAACGTCCACCTGGGGAAGGCTGCTAAGCCTGCCATGCCCTCACTTGACCCCATGAGCATGTTGTTCAAGATGAGCAACAGCCTGGCAGAGAAAGCAGCAGTGGCTTCCTCCACTCCACCAGCACACACCAAAAAGGCTAATAACCATTTAGATCGCTACTTCTACCTGCACCATCTAAACAATGACCAACCTATAGATCTCACCAAAGGAAAAAATGCTGATAAAGGCAGTAATGGTGGTTCTTTGGGTTCAACTACACTTTCTTCTACCAACTCCACCCCATCAATTTCTCCCTCCTCTGCTGTCAGTGTGACAAAAGCCTCTGCTACAGTAGCTTGCTTCATGTCCACCTCGCCTTTGAGAGAAAATGCACTGTCGGATATCTCCGACATGCTGAGAAACCTGACAGAAAGCCAAGCACTGTCCAAGTCATCCACACCAACCAGTCAGTCCGAGCGCTCTGACATTGAAGGTGCCACACAAGAAGAAATTGAAGATGTTTCACCTGCTCAGAAACGCAAAGGCCGCCAGTCCAACTGGAACCCTCAACACCTCCTTATATTACAAGCCCAGTTTGCTTCTAGTTTGAGACAAACAAACGATGGCAAATATATGATGTCTGACCTGAGCCCACAGGACAGAATGCACATCTCCCGTTTCACAGGTCTGTCAATGACTACAATATCCCACTGGCTGGCTAATGTTAAGTATCAGTTGAGAAGAACCGGTGGGACCAAGTTCTTAAAAAACTTGGATTCAGGCCACCCAGTGTTCTTCTGCAGTGACTGTGCGTCTCAGATTCGCTCACCATCCACCTACGTCAGCCACCTGGAATCCCACTTAGGCTTTCGTCTTCGAGATCTGGCCAAACTTTCCGGGGAGCAATTGCTCAGTCAACTATCACAGCAACATCATCATCAACGTCACACCAAAGGACTCTCTGAAAAACTGTTCTCTAATCTTCACCCATCCAGCCACCCGCTACCATCTTCCCTTCCAACCTCGGTACCAGCATCATTACCGATCTCACTATCCTCATCCTTAACAACATCTTTGCCATCAACTGAATCTCCTTCTTCCTCTCCCGATGATGATGAAAGTGGTGCAGTCTACCAGTGCAAGCTCTGCAACCGGACTTTTGCGAGTAAGCATGCAGTTAAACTTCACTTGAGCAAGACGCATGGGAAATCCCCCGAGGACCATCTGATGTATGTGTGTGAGCTGGAGAAACAGTAG